CGGGCTGCGGGCAGGTGGCCGTGCGGCTGCCGGACCCCGCTCCGAGCGCTCCGAGCTCCGGCGGGCACTGCCCGGGATCGGGATGTGCCCGGCCGGGACCGCGCCGGCGCGCGCCGCCCGCACCCGCCGCACGCATGCGCGGGGAGCGCGCGCACGCGCACGGCGGGGAGCGAGGCCGCGGGAAGCGCTGCCCTCAGAGCGCTCGTGCCCTCAGAGCgctcctgccctcagcctgccctgccctcagagCGCTCCTACCCTCAGAGcgctcctgccctgccccaggcctgCCCCGCGGTCGGCGGCGGCAGGGGCAACAATCCTGCCCGGGTAGGGTGGGCAGGCCTGGCACCGGCTGCCtagaggagctgaggctgccccatcccttggAAGTgaccaaggccaggctggacggggcttAGAGCGCCCtaggatagtggaaggtgtccctgcccatggcagggggtggcactgggtgggctttaaggtcccttccaacccaacctATTCTATGATGACTTAAACAGAACCTTGCTTTAACACCAGCTTGCTTCCACAAATCGATGGaggactgatttttttttaagagtctGCCACTTAGTACTAAAGGATGTACGAACTGCAGTATTAcaagcagtgggagcagagggatccagaggagaggcaggacagAGGTGTCCTGTGCCATCGGCTGgacctggcacagcacaggtcACTCAGCCCAGGACGCGTGGGGCTGTCACCAGCCACGGGCCAGCGGGGCACGGCACCCCTGGGCAGAACAACTGTGTGTCCGTGCCCCAGTGGGCCCTTCTGGGGCAGCAAAGGTGCTTTCAGAgctatccatctatctatctatctatctatctatctatctatctatctatctatctatctatctatctatctatctatctatctaatctcCTTACTATGGTCAGTGGAACGTGTTCTTCCATCGCAGTTCTCTCTCCACCAGGGAGAACTGGATTGTAAAGGTGCTGTTGTTTGGCTGTGGGTCTTGTGGGGGTTCAGGGGCAGGATATGGAATATTAAAGCACCCAAAGGCCCTGTTTGGATAGCACAGCCAGTCTGGACACGCGTGTGCAGTTAACTGTGACACATACATTAATCACATGATAAGGTTCAGGAGATAAAAGGAGTTCCATGCATTTGACTTCCGTGAACAGAGTGACACTACAATCCTGCCTCTACTGCTCAGATCTGTAAGGAACTTTGCTAAAGTTTGAGTTGCTTTATAAGATTAATTTCTCATTGTCTGAATCCAGCAGAAGTCAGCTGAAAACTCTTTTAAGGCCTGTGGGAGTTACACAGTGAGAAGGGCTTATGGATTTCTTCTGATTTCTGACACAGCTGAGAAATTCTTTCCCTTGCTGCTGTACATTTCTGTACCACACAGTGCTCCATCTGTCAACAAACACAACACATGGAGCAGAAAAGACTCTGCAGTTACTCATAATTTTGCTTAAGTGATAAATGAAACCTCTCACAGACACACATGAGCTGAGAAGTGAAGCAACACCGAGGAACCCAGCACTGAGGTGGAGGTAGTGCCTTGGTACTGGTAAAAGAGTGAAAAACCAGTTTCTTTGGCAGctccattttttcctgaaattcccTAACTGTTCTTTTCATGTACAAGATAAGTGAATACACCACCTGAATGAATAACATCTTTCCAGCAGTGGACAGGTTTTATACTCCAATGAGTTGATTCAGACACCAGAAGAAGTGCAGAGTTAAttccaaaacaaaatttctgCTGTGAATACTGTGGATAAAGAACCAGCCTGAATTCTGTATGATTTAAATTTCTGTGGTTTGCAAAAGTACAATTATATTTTAATCAAAGTAATCATTAATGTTTTTACAGAAACTGAAATGATGAACAAGGTTCCCCatatataatgaaaaatgctgaagagtTCCTATCATCTTTTCcatctctaaaataaaaataattttttttcacagctttgcCATTAAAGACATATTCCCTCTTTCCAACTCCAGATATTAAGGGACAGCTCCCTCCTCTGGAGTGCTTTATCCTTGCACTGAGAACACTGGACTGTGAAATTACTGATTGCATCAATCTCTTTTTCAAATCCCTTTGACCAaagcacaaaacccaaaaatatctTGGATTCACTGTATCTAGAAATAAATTCATGGGCATATGGTTTGATGCcactgcagaaataatttctgtactGTTGTCTGTAAAACAAAGAGGTTTAACTTCAGGGCATTAGTTACTATAAATGAAGTGCATTTCCCCAGCCAAAACAGAACACACCTTTTGGAAATTGGAATATTCTCTGTGGAAGGAACTGTGTTTTGCTGAACAAACAGGTGTTTCTGGAGGTGAATCAAgaggaaaagatgaagaaaaaagagaaggcgCTGTCATTTCAGCGAGAGGCTTCTGAGCGGGGAGACCTTCTGATTTATTGATCTCACCACTGcttggaaaaatagaaataatttgtcTCTGAAAACAGAAGTGGAACAAAGAAGCTTGTCTTCATTaccacttttttccccttatagAAACCAAAATTTTGCCTAATTTCTtgcatgaaaagaaaaccacaattACTATGTAGATCAATTGCATCTAAATTAAGCCAACTTTTCAAACTTGATTGCCACACAGAGCTGCATATTTTACAGCCAAAACATGTGCACACAAACTTCTATTTGGAAGATTTAATACTTCTTATCTATTTAGTGGTTAGCAAAGCAAATTTGGGAAATAATTAGTCCCACAAAGCAATGGAATTTAAGAAGTCTGGTTcgaattttaataaaattggCCAAGAGgatcaaaaattatttgaaggGAGCTGACAGAGAGCCTGACAGAGATCACACCTGCCTTGCACCTTATTTTCCTCAAGAAACGCAGATTTAAAAGAGCCCCGTGGATCACAGCACAATTTGAATGCTTTGTGATATACTAAAAGCTTAGAAATTAACGTTTAAGGTGGCTGCATAATATCAAATTTAGATTAGATCAGCAAGGTATAAATGTAAATAAGTATAAATTACAAATAACTGAAATTCGCTTAATCCTTAGGATGTGACTTCCCATTAAAACAGGTACAATGGGAGCAGTTGTGCTGAGGGTTTATGGCATGAACAGCTTTGCCAAAACGATATTTGAAGGGTTTTTTGCTGAGCAAATTCTGCTCCCTTAGGAATAAACCCCTTCAAGCGTGGAAGCAGGCAATTATCCATTTGACAGATTTGCTTTGCTGTATATTAGGTGTAACAAAGCAGGAAATGAgactgaaatataaaataaggtgctaattttctgcagtttttctaaTGAAATTACAGTAATCAAACAGAAACAAGCagtaatatttccttttcaccTGAACTAGAAACCAGAAGTGTTTTCTAGAATGGAGGCAACCTGTGGggagtgttttgtttgttttttttcctgacttatTATTTTAGCAGCATGTGGCTGGTTATTcatttcctgaggaaaaacCAATAATCAATGCTTGCcagcatttgctttttatttaattaggACTGGAAAGAACCACCTAGGTCATCAAGTCCAGATTCTAATTAAACACTCTTCAAAAATATTGATTAATCAAAGTCGCATAAATATGGTGGGTTTTATAACCCTGTGTCCTCTGCAGAGATCGTAAGTGatcttctgattttttctggttttttgtttgtttgtttgtttgtttgtttgttgggatttttcAAAGAGCAACTATTATTTTCAATGCAAAGAGCTCATCATGTAGATATttgattttcagtaattttataTGACAATTACAATATTTTGTGCTGGAAATTAGCAGCACTTGATCTATGATTATTATTAAATCTCTGTGTTAATTTTCATACTTCAGCTGCCTCGATCGATTGAAGAAATTGGCCATATCTAAAAAGATAAGATTAATTGATCCCGTGCTAAAAAATCCATTAGTGTGCTTCCCCTATATTTAATATATCCTTGATTATAAAAGATGCTGCAATTGTGAATACACATTTTAAACATcaactgttaaaaaaattttaaccAGAAAGTAACTGCAATTGATTTTGTCGTACTAGAAAGAATACATTAAATTACCAGAAACGTATGTCAAATTTGAATTTATAGAGAAATAAGGGAAAACCAATTCCTTTAATGgattaatattttacattaatttatatagttttgtttaaacaaaaaagacacTATAATTTAAGTCAGATATGCTTCTATGGACTGAGCTGTAAAAATATCAGAACAATTTACAGCTCCAACTGCTTTGGAGACAGGAGCCTGGAGCCTCTCCTGTTGTTCCTGCAGCCCAAATCCTTACATGGCATTTTATGTGCACAGCTGCCAAACCTCTGAGGCCTCAGCATATTTATTCCAGCCTGGACAACTGCAGACTGTTCAGTTGTCAATTCCCAGAAGGCTTTGTCTGGAGAACATCTCAGGATGGCTCGCTGTCCTGGTCCTGGGCTGAGCCAGGGTGGGAATCCCTGACCTGCACTGGGGGCAGCCTggccacaggagcagggcactgtTGGTTTGcatcactgcatttttatttttattttccctaataaagaacaCTTATTCCTTATCCCACATCTTTGCCccctaatttcaaaattatagtAATTCAAAGGGAGGGggtttgtattttccttttccagagaggttcctgccttccttagcagacaccaGGATGATCAAGGGGATGGAGCACATCTCctgtggggaaaggctgagagctgggattgttcagcctggaggagctttggggtgacctgTGCCCTTCCAGTTCATGAGGGGACCTTATaggaaggatggagagggactgTCTACAAGGATCTGGAGAGACAGGGCAATGGCTTCAAGCTGACAGCTTAGGTTTAGATAGGATATGGGGATGAAATTCCTCCTTGTAACGGTGGCGCAGCCATGCAGCCAGATTGCCCAGAGCAACTGTTCCATCCCTGAGTGTCTAAAGCCAGGTTAGACGGGGCTTGGAGAAAGCTGGgatactggaaggtgtccctgcgGAACGCGAGTGAGATGATGTGTAATGCCCTTTCCCACCCTGGACATTCCCGGACCCCACAGTCCCGGGACGGCCTCAGCCGCCTCGCCCCGCCCACTGCGTTTTGGCGCCAAAACCCCGAGCCGCCGCCTTCGGGAGCTCGCGAGACTCGGAGCTCTCGCGGGACCCGGCGCGCGCGGGGGTGGCCGCGGCCCCTCAGCCCGGCCCGCGATTCCTTCGCGGCTGGAGCCGCTCCGGAGAGCGCTCCTGGAACAGAGGAACAGATCCAGTCCTGCTATTGCCTCAGCCCGGAGAGCGCTCCTGGAACAGAGGAACAGAGCCAGTCCTGCTATTGCCTCAGCCCGGAGAGCGCTCCTGGAACAGAGAAACAGAGCCAGTCCTGCTATTGCCTCCGGCCGGGAGCTCTGGGTCAGCTTCCCTGGAGCATCCGGAAGAGGGGACTCCTTCTCCAGACCGCGTTTCGGAGTGGGTGAGCGCCCTGTGAATTTGGGGAATTGCCCCTCCACCCCTGGAGGCTTTGGTGGGGGATGTGAGCAGCACGCTGCTCCATGGATAAGCGCTGTGGTCAGGAATCCACTTATTTAGGTTAATTCCTGCCACTCCCAAGTAACTTTGACGAGTTGAAACATCACAAACTCTTGTTTTATTCGGCTCAGCAAGGCTGGGTTGTGTTATCCTCTCTATGGTATCTGCTGTTTAACTTGTATGATGATGAGGTTGGCAGATCTGTTCCTGAAAAAGCTGTAAATGTTGTATATAATTGACGTTTATCCGCTTCTGTGGCAGCCTCGCTGCTtctctttaaatgcttttggtGTTTTCTGCAGGAGGGGGAAATAAGGCTTCTTCATGGCAGTGCTAGATCCTTTAGAGAACAACTTGTTTGATCTTCCTGATTATGAGAACACAGAAGACGAAACATTCCCACCTcttccacctcctgcctctccaggaAGAGATGATGCAGAATGGGCTCAGGCTAATGGAGGTGAGCACCCGGGACCcctaaaaatcccattttaatgCTGTGCAATCGAAATTAGTGGTGTTGGACTTCAGGGCCTAAAAATAGGCAGAAAACAAACTATACATTTAAAGTGTCAATCATGTGATGATTTCCAGCTTGTgggaaaactttatttttgtaGAGTCCATGAAAATATGTGTACaaaggaataattaaaaaactcAAGCTCCTCTGACAAAATGTTGCTACAAATAATTATGCAGCTATGATCTATAGTTACTCTTTATGACTTGGCTTTTAGAAGAGATAAGAGTGTTGGATGTGCTCTCAATGCACTTGTCAGAAATACAAGTAAACTTAAAATGTACAGCAATTGCTTTGAATACTTAAATGATGCTGTTCTCTTCCCCAGATCCAGATGGAAACCAGCAGTCCCAAACAAAGGATTCTGCTGTGACCACACAGAAGGCAGTAAAAAGACCAAGGCCTAAATTAGATGCCCAAAGGTAACTTTATACAGAATATTTCTTTGTGTGCTGAGTTTGGTGTACGGCCGTGGGAGAAAATGATTAAGGTACCTCTAAAACTGGTGTGAGTTCTTTataagcaacagaaaaaaaatccaagttttaGGCTGTATCAAGCAATGTGagagtattttctttatttttttttaacttgttaaTTGAAAGAAGAAAGTAGGTTTCAAATAACTCCCCCAATTCCTATTCCCAGGTTAATTTCAGAAAGAGGGCTTCCAGCTCTGAGACACATGTTTGACAACGTCAAGTTCAAGGGCAAAGGGCACGAGGTAAGAGCTGGTGagccttggttttgtttcctgggaGGTGAATGTAGGTTTGCTCGAGTGCTGCCCATCTGATATGGGGAGCATTCATAGGACTCTTGGCAGCCAGCTTCCCAGCAGTACCTGGACAAGCCCTGATGGCATTTGGAGctgcaaattttaaaacaaacatgaaatgcttttattaaaatCCATCATTTGATcataaaattcttttccttAACTCTAAAAGTAGAATATCCCATCTGTGACTCTTGTATTGTCCATACCAGCAGGGTTTTGAATACCAAagttttttttgaaaagtgtGATATAGCACTTGAGCAAAGAGCAAGCAGGACTTTCTCTACAGGCTCTCTTATTGTTTTGGGTCACTTCAACATGCAGAGCTTATTTTCCTTTACATATCATTATAGAGCTGGCTGTAGATGGGGAGGGtcggtctcttctcccaagtaacaaacagcaggacaagaggaagCAGCCTCACGTTGTGccaagggaggtttaggttggttATTAGGGGAAATTTCTTCACCAGGAGTgttgtccagccctgggaggcCTGTGCTGTGGAGCCATCGTCCCCAGAGCGATTTAAAAGACATTCAActgtgacacttggggacatgtTTTAGTgatggccttggcagtgctggggagttCCTGGGCTCTGTGATCTTCAAGgacttttccaacccaaacaattccatgattctcctGGCACACTGCAAGGACACCTGTGCATCTCTGCTTTATGTGTTCTCATTACCACTGGAGCACAAAGGAACTGGGCAGTAGTGCTGAAAGATGCAAAAACCTTTCCTAGATCAGCCTAATTTGGTGTACCTGCATTTTAAACATCAGGATCAATGAtcaatgccagctgtgcccctgtggATTTATTTCAGCCTGAGTTCAGCTCTGGTTGTTTAAGGACAATGCTTCAGGACTTGCAGATGTTTTACAGGATATGCAGATGTTCCCCTGAACTTGTGTCAGTGCTGTTCTCACAGCCTGAGCTTACTCTGACATGGAtggtgggaggaggaaggaagggttACCCTCACATAGGTACTGCTGACGTTTTGCAGAGACTGGCAAGCTGCAGATGCTCCCTGTGTTCAGGAATTGCTGTCCCATTCCCCTCTGCAGTCTCCCTTCTCTGTCGGCTGTAGCAGCTGGGTGTTGTGtttcctgctccaggcagaggaCCTGAAGACACTGATCCAACATATGGAGCACTGGGCTCACAGACTGTTCCCAAAACTGCAGTTTGAGGATTTTATTGACGTAGTGGAGTCTTTGGGAAACAAAAAGGAGGTTCAGGTATGTGTTTCTGTCAGCTCTTCATGGTGTTTGGAATAGTGCAAAAAGTAGGTTTAGGGGATCAGTTATGCAGCA
The DNA window shown above is from Serinus canaria isolate serCan28SL12 chromosome 10, serCan2020, whole genome shotgun sequence and carries:
- the TIPIN gene encoding TIMELESS-interacting protein isoform X1; this translates as MAVLDPLENNLFDLPDYENTEDETFPPLPPPASPGRDDAEWAQANGDPDGNQQSQTKDSAVTTQKAVKRPRPKLDAQRLISERGLPALRHMFDNVKFKGKGHESPFSVGCSSWVLCFLLQAEDLKTLIQHMEHWAHRLFPKLQFEDFIDVVESLGNKKEVQTCLKRIRLDLPILHEDFKNNEEGEGESNGLDAAAEDAHSPSGSAEELNSLPGPSLTEEQQERMKKNRQLALERRQARLQGLSQSQQQELPSSYSEEEFDSPVAQDPPDLTEDTQVPAAKDAPPEDGDDELGCAREEQ
- the TIPIN gene encoding TIMELESS-interacting protein isoform X2, whose amino-acid sequence is MAVLDPLENNLFDLPDYENTEDETFPPLPPPASPGRDDAEWAQANGDPDGNQQSQTKDSAVTTQKAVKRPRPKLDAQRLISERGLPALRHMFDNVKFKGKGHEAEDLKTLIQHMEHWAHRLFPKLQFEDFIDVVESLGNKKEVQTCLKRIRLDLPILHEDFKNNEEGEGESNGLDAAAEDAHSPSGSAEELNSLPGPSLTEEQQERMKKNRQLALERRQARLQGLSQSQQQELPSSYSEEEFDSPVAQDPPDLTEDTQVPAAKDAPPEDGDDELGCAREEQ